From Sebastes fasciatus isolate fSebFas1 unplaced genomic scaffold, fSebFas1.pri Scaffold_352, whole genome shotgun sequence:
aaagagagagacagagagagagacagagagacagagacagagagagagacagagagagacagagaaagagagacagagagacagagacagagagagagacagggaaagagagagagagagagacagagaaagagagagagagagacagagacagagagagagacagagagacagagaacgagagagagagacagagaaagagagagacagagagagagagagagacagagacagagagagagacagagagacagagaacgagagagagagacagagaaagagagagacagagagagagagagagagagagacagagacagagagaagagagagagacagagaaagagagagagagacagagaccagagagagagacacagagagacagagaaagagagagagagacagagaaagagagagagacagagaaagagagagagagacagagacagagagacagagaaagagagagagagacagagagacagagagacagagagagagacagagagacagagagacagagagacagagagagagacagagagacagagagacagagagagagacagagagagagacagagagacagagagacagagagacagagagagagacagagagacagagagacagagagagagacagagagagagagagagagacagagagacagagagagagacagagagacagagagacagagagagagacagagagacagagagacagagagagagacagagagacagagagagagagagacagagagagagagagagacagagagagagagagacagagagacagagagagagacagagagagagacagagacagagagacagagaagagaaagagagagagagacagagacagagagagacagagagacagagaaagagagagagacagagacagagagagacagagagacagagacagagagagagacagagaaagacagagaaagagacagagaaagagagagacagagaaagagacagagacagagaaagagagagacagagaaagagacagagacagagaaagagagagacagagagagagacagagagacagagacagagacagagacagagagagacagagaaagagagacagagagagacggaaagagagagagagacagagacagagagagacatagagagagagagacagagagagagacagagaaagagaagagagagacagacagagacagagagagagacagagagacagagaacgagagagagagacagagaaagagagagacagagagagagagagagagacagagacagagagagagacagagagacagagaaagagagagagagacagagaaagagagagacagagagacagagagagacagagaaagagagagacagagagagagacagagagagagacagagagacagagaaagagagagagacagagaaagagagagacagagagagagacagagagacagagacagagagagagacagagaaagacagagaaagagacagagacagagaaagagagagacagagaaagagacagagacagagaaagagagagacagagagagagacagagagacagagacagagagagagacagagagagacagagaaagagagacagagagacagagacagagagagagacagggaaagagagagagagagagagacagagaaagagagagagagagacagagacagagagagagacagagagacagagaacgagagagagagacagagaaagagagagacagagagagagagagagacagagacagagagagagacagagagacagagaacgagagagagagacagagaaagagagagacagagagagagagagagagagagacagagacagagagagagacagagagagagacagagaaagagagagagagacagagacagagagagagacacagagagacagagaaagagagagagagacagagaaagagagagacagagaaagagagagagagacagagacagagagacagagaaagagagagagagacagagagacagagagacagagagagagacagagagacagagagacagagagacagagagagagacagagagacagagagagagacagagagacagagagagagacagagagagagacagagagacagagagacagagagacagagagagagacagagagacagagagacagagagagagacagagagagacagagagacagagagacagagagagagacagagagacagagagacagagagagagacagagagacagagagacagagagagagacagagagacagagagagagagagacagagagagagagagagagacagagagagagagagacagagagacagagagagagacagagagacagagagacagagagacagagagagagacagagagacagagagacagagagagagacagagagacagagagagagagagacagagagagagagagagagacagagagagagagacagagagagacagagagagagacagagacagagagagagacagagagagacagagaaagagacagagacagagaaagagagagagacagagaaagagagagacagagagagagacagagagacagagacagagagagagacagagagagacagagaaagagagacagagagagacagagagagtgacagggaaagagagagagagacagagacagagagagacatagagagagagacagagagagagacagagaaagagagagagagagacagagacagagagagagacagagagacagagaacgagagagagagacagagaaagagagagacagagagagagagagagtgacagagacagagagagagacagagagagagacagagaaagagagagagagacagagacagagagagagacacagagagacagagaaagagagagagagacagagaaagagagagacagagaaagagagagagagacagagacagagagacagagaaagagagagagagacagagagacagagagacagagagagagagagagacagagagacagagagacagagagagagacagagagacagagagagagacagagagacagagagagagacagagagagagacagagagacagagagacagagagacagagagacagagagagagacagagagacagagagacagagagagagacagagagacagagagacagagagagacagagagacagagagacagagagagagacagagagacagagagacagagagagagacagagagacagagagacagagagagagacagagagagagagagacagagagagagagagagagacagagagagagagagacagagagacagagagacagagagagagacagagagacagagagacagagagagagacagagagacagagagacagagagagagacagagagacagagagagagagagacagagagagagagtcgtaTTTGGGTGAAACAAACCTTTAAAATTACACAGTGGTATTTGGGTGgaaagtagcagtagtagtagcagcaacagtagtagaatcagtaggaacagaagtagtagtagtagtagcagtagtagcagcagcagtagcagtagtagtagtagtagtagtagaatcagtaggaacagaagtagtagtagcagtagtagtagcaacagtagtagtattagtaatagttgtagtagtattagtaatagttgtagtagtagtagtagtagtagcagcagcagtagtagaatcagtaggaacagaagtagtagtagtagtagcagtagtagcagcagcagtagcagtagtagtagtagtagtagtagaatcagtaggaacagaagtagtagtagcagtagtagtagcaacagtagtagtattagtaatagttgtagtagtagtagtagtagtagtagcagtagtagtagtagtagtagtagtagtagtagtagtagtagtagcagcagcagtagcagtagtagtagtagtagtagtagtagtagtagtagtagtagtagcagcagcagtagcagtagtagtagtagtagtagtagtagtagtagtagtagtagcagcagcagtagtagaatcagtaggaacagaagtagtagtagtagcagtagtagtagtagcagtagtattagtattagtaatagttgtagtagtagtagtagcagtagtagtagtagtagtagtagtagtagtagtagcagtagtagtagcagtagtagtagtagtagtagtagtagtagtagcagtagtagaatcagtaggaacagaagtagtagtagtagcagtagtagtagtagtagtagtagtagcagtagtagtagtagtagtagtagtagtagtagcagtagtagaatcagtaggaacagaagtagtagtagtagcagtagtagtagtagtagtagtagcagtagtagtagtagtagtagtagtagtagtagtagtagcagtagtagaatcagtaggaacagaagtagtagtagtagcagtagtagtagtagtagtagtagtagtagtagtagtagcagtagtagtagtagtagtagtagtagcagtagtagtagtagtagtagtagtagtagtagcagtagtagaatcagtaggaacagaagtagtagtagtagcagtagtagtagtagtagtagtagtagcagtagtagtagtagtagtagtagtagtagtagcagtagtagaatcagtaggaacagaagtagtagtagtagcagtagtagtagtagtagtagtagtagcagtagtagtagtagtagtagtagtagtagtagtagtagcagtagtagaatcagtaggaacagaagtagtagtagtagcagtagtagtagtagtagtagtagtagtagtagtagtagcagtagtagtagtagtagtagcagtagtagtagtagtagtagtagtagtagtagtagtagtagtagtagcagtagtagaatcagtaggaacagaagtagtagtagtagcagtagtagtagtagtagtagtagtagcagtagtagtagtagtagtagtagtagtagcagtagtagaatcagtaggaacagaagtagtagtagtagcagtagtagtagtagtagtagtagtagcagtagtagtagtagtagtagtagtagtagtagcagtagtagaatcagtaggaacagaagtagtagtagtagcagtagtagtagtagtagtagtagtagcagtagtagtagtagtagtagtagcagtagtagaatcagtaggaacagaagtagtagtagtagcagtagtagtagtagtagtagtagtagtagtagtagtagcagtagtagtagtagtagtagcagtagtagtagtagtagtagtagtagtagcagtagtagtagtagtagtagtagtagcagtagtagaatcagtaggaacagaagtagtagtagtagcagtagtattagtagtagtagtattagtattagtagtagtagcagtagtagaatcagtaggaacagaagtagtagtagtagcagtagtagtagtagtagtagtagtagtagtagtagtagcagtagtagtagtagtagtagcagtagtagtagtagtagtagtagtagcagtagtagtagtagtagtagtagtagtagtagaatcagtaggaacagaagtagtagtagtagcagtagtagtagtagtagtagtagtagtagtagtagtagcagtagtagtagtagtagtagcagtagtagtagtagtagtagtagtagcagtagtagtagtagtagtagtagtagcagtagtagaatcagtaggaacagaagtagtagtagtagcagtagtattagtagtagtagtattagtattagtagtagtagcagcagcagcagcaacagtagtagtagtagtaatagttgtagtagttgtagcagctAGAACTTTTAAAACTGTAAGTCGTTAGACAAAATATAGTAGATAGTTACTCtagagattttattttgaaaaaaaaactaattgaaagAAACactggctaatgtgaatcagctgtctatcAGCAATCAAACGTTGCCGTGGCGATGGCCACTGCACCCTCAGAGAGACAGTTtgtaataggagttaaccagagacatacatgtcataaaagtgtctCTCAGACAAAAACCGTGAGTCCAATCGGCAAAATAATGTCATCATCAGAGAGAAGCGTCTCTGCCGAACGCACTGATgggttttttgtgtgtgtgtggagtcaaAAATGGGATCATGGGAGCAGGTTAGAAAAGTGCCATTGTCAACTTTCTGTCAGACATTTCCCGTCTGATCTAACATTGCTCTCTATGGAGCGGCTTGTTGGACTTACTCTCACTTTTGGGACCCTAGAgacaaatgtgtaagtccgactgattccatagctacatgtctgcgaccggcacaaaaatacctacgttttgatgtattaattgtgtatgaggagtggaagTTATGGGCTACGGAGCAATTTGTttggaaaattttcaaaagatttcaaagctttcccgcaaTCTAACGATGATGTcactctagcccttaacgacccacgcaatacacacccattataaaatctgaaacggtctgaaaattgaataaaacgtaaactgcgataaatgaaaaactgtaaaagttatcaaaaaGCTGAATCATAGCTTAATAGTTCAAAGACTTGTAacccgtttaaagtttaaatgaagtctgtagctgaaagtctgtggaagcagtagcatttcaaagtggagaaggtttaagaggatttgaagattttctccattgagttacattgtaaaaaaaatttggaaaaagcttaatattttaaaaagtataaatagttgaaacaagacaagatatagcactaatgtccttacagagctgaatattttgatagttgaacggtttctgtagctgaaagtatgcaggacTAGTTAAACTGCAAAAGACATACGGAAGAAATGGTTGAAGTTGAATAAACCTTAGAAGAACAATACTGAATGATGAATCAGCATTcccacaataataataataatatgatgtaatgatgataGAGACGCTGTCACACATTGGACtgatttaaatattatattaatatttaaatatattgacTTGCTGTGTgcaacatgaaaataaaaccaCGTTAACAGTCTCAGTTTATTAAATCTGTTGAACAATAAATACATCTGATAAAAAAGTAATTACAGCAGCATCCGGACGGCAAAACACCCAGTAATGAACACATGaagttatataaaaaaacaacaacaaaaaaactaatatatatatatatatatatatatatatatatatatatatatattttatatatatataatatatatataatatatatctatatctatagatatatagatatagatatatctatatagtatAGATTCAGTAAATAGTCATTTAATCACAGTCACTGGTTCGGGTAGAAATAATAGACATCTgataaaacacttaaaatacACTCTAGaactctgacctgtctgtctctctgtcacctgtctgtctctgtcacctgtctgtcacctgtctgtctctctgtcacctgtctgtctctctgccacctgtctgtctcccttTCACCCGTctgtcacctgtctgtctctctgtcatctgtctgtctctgtcacctgtctgtctctgtcacctgtctgtctctctgtcacctgtctgtctgagtcaCATACACGTTTCCTGTCTCACCTGttaatcaaccaatcagaggagaCGCTTCATTGTGATGTAACAGGGGGAGATGAGGGTCACCTGATCTCTCTGCAGGTCTCTGTACACCAGGAAGGTCCTTCTGTAGGAACCCGTCTGTGTCTCTGGGAcactctcacctgtctgtctctctgtaacGATGACACTCGTCCTCCTctctgaagccccgcccccagcCTCACTGTCAGTCATGACCTTTTTTggtcttcctctttttttgggTCCGTTCGCTCGGCCCTGATTGGTCcgacccgtctgtctctctgcgatgatgtcacctgtctgtctctctgtgatgatgtgacccgtctgtctctctgcgatgatgtcacctgtctgtctctctacgatgtcacccgtctgtctctctgcgatgatgtcacctgtctgtctctctgggatgatgtcacctgtctgtctctctgtgatgacatcacctgtctgtctctctgtgatgatatgacccgtctgtctctctgcgatgatgtcacctgtctgtctctctacgaTGATGTCACCCTTCTGTCTCTCTACAATGatgtcacctgtctgtctctctgcgatgatgtcacctgtctgtctctctacgaTGATGtcacccgtctgtctctctgcgatgatgtcacctgtctgtctctctgcagcctcAGACCTGTCAGTCATctctgaagccccgcccccagcCTCGCTGTCAATCACAACCTTTTTTggtcttcctctttttttgggTCCGTtcgctcggctctgattggctgttaccGGACCATGTGACCGCTCCTCTGACTCCAGGAGGTATCTGATTGGAGGGCCGACCATCTTCCTCCTCGGCCTCTGAGGCTGCTcaatcacctcctcctcttctcctccatctcttgtcctctctccgtcctctcctcctctctcctccttcacacAGTGtagcttcacctcctcctcctcttctcctccatctcttctcctctctcctcctctctcctccttcacacAGTGtagcttcacctcctcctcctcttctcctccatctcttctcctctctcctcctctctcctccttcacacAGTGtagcttcacctcctcctcctcttctcctccatctcttctcctctctcctctctcctccttcacacAGTGTagcttcacctcctcttcctcctccttttctcctccacctcctcccctctccccttcctctcctccctcctcctcctccttcatacagatttgtttcacctcctcctcctcctcctcctcctcctcctctgtacacctctttctcttcctccctccatctgtctcctgccgtctcctccacctcctcctcttggTGATCCGGTAGTCGGCCCACCACCGGGGATTCCTGCAGACACGCTTCCTGTGTCTCGACCAATCGGGAGCCTTGGTGGGAGCTGGGAGGAGGGGCTTGTCCTCTTCATctttactcctcctcctccctccatcggcgttaacctcctcctcctcctcctcctcctcctcctcctcctcctcctgttggtCGTCAGCAGCTCGAGTACCGCCAGGCGTCGCCCCGTTGCCGTGGTGGCGGCTGAGCCGGCGTCCTGCCGAGTGGACGGACAGGTGGCGCCGCAGAGACGATGGACAGGTGAAGGTCAGACCGCACACCTgatgacagagagacagagagacagagagacaggcagacagagagacagacagacaggcagacagagagacagacagagagacagacagacagacagacagacagacagacaggcaaacagagagacagacagacagacagacagacagacagacagacagacagacggacagttTTGTCTTTATGGTGAAATGGGGACATATGAGGaatattttttgggacatttttcacagaTTCTTGAGGACGAACCTGACAGGACTGCCACCATCCGTCCTCTGAAGACGCCaccctgctgctgtctgtcctctctgttagctccattcctcctctcctgtcctcctcctcctcctcttcctcctcttcctcctcctcctcgtcctctctcctcagcctcctcttcacctccgcTGTCCTCGCTCTGCTGTGATTGGCCTCCTCGGACTCTACAAGGTATCTGATTGGAGGACCGACCGCCTTCCTCCTCGGCCTCCACGTCTCCTCCGTTTTCATCTTCACGGGTTGGActcccttctcctccttctcctccttcttcttctttgttcttctgactTTTGAAGGCGTCTCTCTGATGGAGCTCCTCTCTTCTGATTGGACGACGTCCTGACGGCGGTCGGGCTGCGAATATCTGTCATCACTCGTCTTCCTCTTACGGGGGCCGGTGCTGCCGGTCCACTCGGTCCTGCCGGTGTTGGCCGTCCTGGCGGTCCTGGCGGTCCTGGTTGTCCTGGCGGTCCTGGTTGTCCTGGTGGTCCTGCCGGCGGTCCTGGCGGTCCTGGCGGTCCTGCCGGTGGTCCTGGCGATGTGTTTGGTCAGTTTGCAGCCGTGAGactgcctcttcttcttcttctctgccatTGTTGTGGGCCTCCGGTTACCACGGAAACTCTcatctatatctatatttatagacagacagatttattacatattttttacatatttttcagatattttttacatattcttcagatattttttacatgttttttacatatttttcagatatttttttacacattcttcagatatttttcagatatttttaatatatttttcagatatgttttagatattttttacaatatttatttggacatttttcacatagttctataaatgtttttcacatattttaataaGGATTTGCGACATTCTTCAGATATTGTTCACATATTTTTGGGATAATATTCTGTATAGACGGCCGGTGTGAACGAGCCTCCAGAGactgatgatgaaaataaactgatcaaaaacaacatatacaactcaccctcctcctgtttcaacaagccttcttcttcttcttcctcctcctgctcctcctcctcctcctcggccaGGCGGGGGCTCAGAGGAGCGATGAGTCCAGGAGGAGTAGAAGCGTCACTCCACCCTCCTGCAGTGGGGGATGCGCCGCACAGAGGCATGCTGGGTAACGAGGTGAGCTCTTTGGATCGCTGGAGATCCGGAGGCGCCGGCGGTCCGAGCTGATGCATCGTGGGTAACGGCGtgtcaggggggggggggcaacagAGCAGGTAGAGGGGGGGGCCGCGGTCCGGTGGGGGGGGCCTGTGTTGGCTGCAGTGCTGCAGCAGAGCGCCCCCCCCCACTTCATCTGCTCGGACAGAGACACACTGCCAC
This genomic window contains:
- the LOC141763746 gene encoding uncharacterized protein LOC141763746 isoform X2; translation: MHQLGPPAPPDLQRSKELTSLPSMPLCGASPTAGGWSDASTPPGLIAPLSPRLAEEEEEEQEEEEEEEGLLKQEEDIDESFRGNRRPTTMAEKKKKRQSHGCKLTKHIARTTGRTARTARTAGRTTRTTRTARTTRTARTARTANTGRTEWTGSTGPRKRKTSDDRYSQPDRRQDVVQSEERSSIRETPSKVRRTKKKKEEKEEKGVQPVKMKTEETWRPRRKAVGPPIRYLVESEEANHSRARTAEVKRRLRREDEEEEEEEEEEEEEDRRGGMELTERTDSSRVASSEDGWWQSCQVCGLTFTCPSSLRRHLSVHSAGRRLSRHHGNGATPGGTRAADDQQEEEEEEEEEEEEEVNADGGRRRSKDEEDKPLLPAPTKAPDWSRHRKRVCRNPRWWADYRITKRRRWRRRQETDGGRKRKRCTEEEEEEEEEEVKQICMKEEEEGGEEGERGGGGGEKEEEEEVKLHCVKEERGGEDGERTRDGGEEEEVIEQPQRPRRKMVGPPIRYLLESEERSHGPVTANQSRANGPKKRGRPKKVVIDSEAGGGASEMTDRSEAAERQTGDIIAERQTGDIIVERQTGDIIAERQTGDIIVERQKGDIIVERQTGDIIAERQTGHIITERQTGDVITERQTGDIIPERQTGDIIAERQTGHIITERQTGDIIAERQTGRTNQGRANGPKKRGRPKKVMTDSEAGGGASERRTSVIVTERQTGESVPETQTGSYRRTFLVYRDLQRDQVTLISPCYITMKRLL
- the LOC141763746 gene encoding uncharacterized protein LOC141763746 isoform X5; this translates as MHQLGPPAPPDLQRSKELTSLPSMPLCGASPTAGGWSDASTPPGLIAPLSPRLAEEEEEEQEEEEEEEGLLKQEEDIDESFRGNRRPTTMAEKKKKRQSHGCKLTKHIARTTGRTARTARTAGRTTRTTRTARTTRTARTARTANTGRTEWTGSTGPRKRKTSDDRYSQPDRRQDVVQSEERSSIRETPSKVRRTKKKKEEKEEKGVQPVKMKTEETWRPRRKAVGPPIRYLVESEEANHSRARTAEVKRRLRREDEEEEEEEEEEEEEDRRGGMELTERTDSSRVASSEDGWWQSCQVCGLTFTCPSSLRRHLSVHSAGRRLSRHHGNGATPGGTRAADDQQEEEEEEEEEEEEEVNADGGRRRSKDEEDKPLLPAPTKAPDWSRHRKRVCRNPRWWADYRITKRRRWRRRQETDGGRKRKRCTEEEEEEEEEEVKQICMKEEEEGGEEGERGGGGGEKEEEEEVKLHCVKEERGGEDGERTRDGGEEEEVIEQPQRPRRKMVGPPIRYLLESEERSHGPVTANQSRANGPKKRGRPKKVVIDSEAGGGASEMTDRSEAAERQTGDIIAERQTGDIIVERQTGDIIAERQTGDIIVERQKGDIIVERQTGDIIAERQTGHIITERQTGDVITERQTGDIIPERQTGDIIAERQTGRTNQGRANGPKKRGRPKKVMTDSEAGGGASERRTSVIVTERQTGESVPETQTGSYRRTFLVYRDLQRDQVTLISPCYITMKRLL
- the LOC141763746 gene encoding uncharacterized protein LOC141763746 isoform X6, producing MHQLGPPAPPDLQRSKELTSLPSMPLCGASPTAGGWSDASTPPGLIAPLSPRLAEEEEEEQEEEEEEEGLLKQEEDIDESFRGNRRPTTMAEKKKKRQSHGCKLTKHIARTTGRTARTARTAGRTTRTTRTARTTRTARTARTANTGRTEWTGSTGPRKRKTSDDRYSQPDRRQDVVQSEERSSIRETPSKVRRTKKKKEEKEEKGVQPVKMKTEETWRPRRKAVGPPIRYLVESEEANHSRARTAEVKRRLRREDEEEEEEEEEEEEEDRRGGMELTERTDSSRVASSEDGWWQSCQVCGLTFTCPSSLRRHLSVHSAGRRLSRHHGNGATPGGTRAADDQQEEEEEEEEEEEEEVNADGGRRRSKDEEDKPLLPAPTKAPDWSRHRKRVCRNPRWWADYRITKRRRWRRRQETDGGRKRKRCTEEEEEEEEEEVKQICMKEEEEGGEEGERGGGGGEKEEEEEVKLHCVKEERGGEDGERTRDGGEEEEVIEQPQRPRRKMVGPPIRYLLESEERSHGPVTANQSRANGPKKRGRPKKVVIDSEAGGGASEMTDRSEAAERQTGDIIAERQTGDIIVERQTGDIIAERQTGDIIVERQKGDIIVERQTGDIIAERQTGDIIAERQTGHIITERQTGDIIAERQTGRTNQGRANGPKKRGRPKKVMTDSEAGGGASERRTSVIVTERQTGESVPETQTGSYRRTFLVYRDLQRDQVTLISPCYITMKRLL
- the LOC141763746 gene encoding uncharacterized protein LOC141763746 isoform X3, with product MHQLGPPAPPDLQRSKELTSLPSMPLCGASPTAGGWSDASTPPGLIAPLSPRLAEEEEEEQEEEEEEEGLLKQEEDIDESFRGNRRPTTMAEKKKKRQSHGCKLTKHIARTTGRTARTARTAGRTTRTTRTARTTRTARTARTANTGRTEWTGSTGPRKRKTSDDRYSQPDRRQDVVQSEERSSIRETPSKVRRTKKKKEEKEEKGVQPVKMKTEETWRPRRKAVGPPIRYLVESEEANHSRARTAEVKRRLRREDEEEEEEEEEEEEEDRRGGMELTERTDSSRVASSEDGWWQSCQVCGLTFTCPSSLRRHLSVHSAGRRLSRHHGNGATPGGTRAADDQQEEEEEEEEEEEEEVNADGGRRRSKDEEDKPLLPAPTKAPDWSRHRKRVCRNPRWWADYRITKRRRWRRRQETDGGRKRKRCTEEEEEEEEEEVKQICMKEEEEGGEEGERGGGGGEKEEEEEVKLHCVKEERGGEDGERTRDGGEEEEVIEQPQRPRRKMVGPPIRYLLESEERSHGPVTANQSRANGPKKRGRPKKVVIDSEAGGGASEMTDRSEAAERQTGDIIAERQTGDIIVERQTGDIIAERQTGDIIVERQKGDIIVERQTGDIIAERQTGHIITERQTGDVITERQTGDIIPERQTGDIIAERQTGDIIAERQTGRTNQGRANGPKKRGRPKKVMTDSEAGGGASERRTSVIVTERQTGESVPETQTGSYRRTFLVYRDLQRDQVTLISPCYITMKRLL
- the LOC141763746 gene encoding uncharacterized protein LOC141763746 isoform X4, encoding MHQLGPPAPPDLQRSKELTSLPSMPLCGASPTAGGWSDASTPPGLIAPLSPRLAEEEEEEQEEEEEEEGLLKQEEDIDESFRGNRRPTTMAEKKKKRQSHGCKLTKHIARTTGRTARTARTAGRTTRTTRTARTTRTARTARTANTGRTEWTGSTGPRKRKTSDDRYSQPDRRQDVVQSEERSSIRETPSKVRRTKKKKEEKEEKGVQPVKMKTEETWRPRRKAVGPPIRYLVESEEANHSRARTAEVKRRLRREDEEEEEEEEEEEEEDRRGGMELTERTDSSRVASSEDGWWQSCQVCGLTFTCPSSLRRHLSVHSAGRRLSRHHGNGATPGGTRAADDQQEEEEEEEEEEEEEVNADGGRRRSKDEEDKPLLPAPTKAPDWSRHRKRVCRNPRWWADYRITKRRRWRRRQETDGGRKRKRCTEEEEEEEEEEVKQICMKEEEEGGEEGERGGGGGEKEEEEEVKLHCVKEERGGEDGERTRDGGEEEEVIEQPQRPRRKMVGPPIRYLLESEERSHGPVTANQSRANGPKKRGRPKKVVIDSEAGGGASEMTDRSEAAERQTGDIIAERQTGDIIVERQTGDIIAERQTGDIIVERQKGDIIVERQTGDIIAERQTGDIIAERQTGDIVERQTGDIIAERQTGHIITERQTGDIIAERQTGRTNQGRANGPKKRGRPKKVMTDSEAGGGASERRTSVIVTERQTGESVPETQTGSYRRTFLVYRDLQRDQVTLISPCYITMKRLL